Genomic segment of Saprospira sp. CCB-QB6:
ATCTTCAAGATTTCTGCAGTTCCATGCTCTGGTCCTTTTTTCACTGCAGTGTGGCAGTTCATACAAGTATTCATAGCAGGAATTACCGCATGCTTAGAGCGACGTGCTCCATCGTGGCAATACTGACAGTCAATACCATTTTTACCAGCATGCAAAGCATGTGAAAACTTAATAGGCTGCTCAGGAGCATAGTTTTGCTGACGACCCAAGTTGATTGCGTTATTTACTGTGAAATAACCACCAAAAAGAACCAAAGCAAAAATCAACAAACGAACAAGCGTAGGATTGAGAATGATTTGCAAGAATGACTTGCTTGCCACAGGCTCTGCTCCAGTTTTCTGTGCAGCCAAGCGGTTCAAGTTGTTGATGTAACGAGCCAAGAAGACCGTGCTCAAAGCCAAAACAATGGCCAAGATGATCAAGATGATTCCCGTGTTAGAGTTATCCTCTTTGGCAGGTCCTTGTGCCTCACCACCTGTAGGAACAGCCTCTACACAGGGAGGAGAATCACAACCAAACTCATATTTGTTTTGGATGAATACCAACATGTCTTGGATGTCGGCATCTGTCAAAGCTGGGAAGGGAGTCATCACTGATCCCCATTTCTTGTACAAGGCAGCAGCATAGCCTTGAGAGGCTGCTGAATTGTCGGCAATTAAGCCTTGAGAGTTCCGAATCCAAGCATATAGCTCTTCTTGCGGAAATTCAGACCAACGGGCCTCCACATCGCCTAGGGCAGGACCAGTCGCATTGTCCTTCATATTGGCGTTGTGACAAGAGGCACAGTTCGCCAAGAATAATTCCTTACCATGCTTGGCATCTTGCGCCTGCGCCCCTAACGAAAGGGCCAAAAACAGGAACGCAAGGGAAAAGTAGCGTACTAAGTTTTGATATATCATTTCTGTCAATTTTTTGTCAAAAAACCGCTTTGTCGCTTTGTGCGCAAATTTACAATGTTGCTTAACATTTCCAAAATGTTTATAAAGAGTACAAGTTATTTAGATCTGGTCTAAACTAGATACGGCATTAAGGTTTTTGTAACTGCCTAAACAGCTACTTTTTATGGGGCTTTTGGCTTATTTCGCACTATTTTCTTTAGGGAAGAGAAATCCCTACTTTTTTAGAAAACTGTCTCACTATAGGCTGTTGAGGCTAAGTTCCTTCTATTTTTTGGGCGACTTTTCGGTGTTCTAGTGAGAATTCTCCTATCCCGTGCTATACCTATTATATAGTAGGCAGCAAAGCTGTTGGTAATCCCTTAAATTAACTGGGGTCAAACCAGCTGAGGTTTTCTAACTTGAGGCCTGCAATTTCTTAAAAAATGCTTAAGACTGCAAGAAAAAAAGAAGGCTTTGTAAACAATTAGAATTAGTCTAATGAACTCATTTGAAAACATCTTAAGGGTTATTGCCAAATAAGGCTAATTTTGCGCTCTTCTTCCGTATTTTTGCCCAGCGCTGGCCTGGCCTAGCGATGTGCAGGGGTGGCCGAAGGCCAGACCGAGGCGGCAAAGCCGCCGAAGGGCCGAGCGAATAGCGAGCCCCGAAACGTAGCGCCGACGAGCAAAGCGAGGCGGAGGCCCCAAAACAGCAGCGAGCTGCGAAACGACAACAAGGTCTTTAGACCGCAGTTCGACGACCAAAGGGAGTAACCGCCGACGAGCAAAGCGAGACGGAGGCCCCTAAACCAACAAAAAATTATTCTTCATTATTTTAATAGCAACCCATGAAAAAAACTATCCTTTTTCTCTTTATCTGTTTGGCTCAATTTAGCTGGGCCCAAAACAGTAAGCTCCTGCAATATATTGAGCAGGATGCCCTCTATACTATCGTTTTGCGTCCTCAAAATTTAGAAAAGAAAGCTGATTGGAGCCAAATCCAAGAGTATCCCGCAATCAAAGAATTTTCTAGAGGAATTGGCCCAGTGCTAGGTGCAGATGATCAAAGCTTCTTTAAGGACCTTTTCCAAAACCCCCAAAAGCTAGGACTAGACCTTAGCCAAAACAGCTATTTGGTAATCGATAGTGAGCTGAATGATGATTATGGTTCAGAAATCAAAGCGAAATTAATCGCTCCCATGGCCGATATCCAAAAGTTTGAAGCTACTTGCCAAGCCCTTTTTAAGGAAGAAGATCTGGCCCAAAAAAGCCAGAAAGATGGCTATAACTGGCTGCAAGCAAATGGATTTAGTATGGCCTGGAACAAAGAGGTCTTGCTGCTCTTTGTTTCTACTCCCGAAAATTTCTTTGCCGAAGAAAGTAAGGAGATAAACGCTATGAAACAGTTTGATATGTTTATGCACACTATTAATGTAAATAGCGGGGAAAGCATCGCCAACCTCAAATCATTTAATGAATGGGAAAAAACCGCTCGCGATATGGGCGCTTGGCTCAACTATGAGCGTTATCTAAACATCTCTATGCAAAATATGGATGAAATACAACAAGCTTTTGGTCGAGAAGCCGCTCAGTTTATGCGCGAACTGACCCCACTCTTGATTAGTATGTATGGCGACTTTTATGCAGGGATGGATCTCTCTCTAGAAAAAGGCCAAATCCTAGCCGAATCTAAATTTTATGGCAATCAGGATTATATTCAACTCTATAGCGATATCTCGAATAGCAAAGCCAATACAAAAGTCCTCAATTACCTCGATGGCCAAAATACAATCTTTTATAGCTATATGCACTTTAGCCCAGAAGGCACTTATGAAGGCCTAAAAAAACTGGCCCATAAGAAAGCAGGTCCTCAAGGCGAAATCGTTGATCGCCTCTTTAAGTTTATGGAGATTTTTATTGATGAAAAAGCAAGCTTCAATTTCCTAAAAGGAGACTTCTTCATCGCCTATAATGGCCTCTCGATGCAAAAGTATATCGATAAGGATTATGTCTACAACGAAGAGAGCGACAATTACGAAATGGTTGAAAGAGAAGTGGAAGAACCCCTCCCCAATTTTGTAGTGGGCGCTTCTTATGGCAACAAAAAAGATATTCTCAACCTAATCGAAATTGTAGAGATTCTAGGCTTTGCCACTAAAATCAAAACCAATAAGTACGAAATTAGCCTGCCCAAAAGCCCTAAGTTCTATTTGGTCCTAGATGGCAATCTGCTCCTCTTTGGTAGCGATAAAGATCGCCTCATTAATGGCAAAAAGTATAAGAAGATGGACAGCAAGCACAAAAAGTACTTGCTCGAAGATATCCAAACTATTTTCTTCTCGCCCGAACATGCACTAGCCTTGGTCGAGCGCATCAATACGCTAAAGCCTAATGCTTTTACTGAACGCGAACTCAAGGAAATAAAGCGCTTTAGTAAAGGCCTTAAAGATATGAGCGTACATACCTATAAGGTTAAACCCAATGATCCTTATATCCGCCAAGAAATGATCTGGGAACTCGAAAACAAAGAAGAAAATGCCCTAAATACCTTTTTCCTCTTTATCAATGAGCTATATCTCTCTACCCAAAAAGGAATGTAATGAGCTTTCGCTGGAAAATTGCGCAGGCGGCCGAAATCCGCTGGTGGCAAAATTATTTGGCTAAGCAGCAACCCAAAGATTATCTGGCTTGGAAAAAAAACTACTGGAGAAATTTCCTCCAAGAGCTCCAAGCCGATTTTCCGCTGCAACTAAAAGGCCCTATCCTAGATGCTGGCGCCGGGCCCGCAGGCATATTCTGCCTGTTGCAAGAGGATTACCCCCTCACCGCCCTCGATCCACTCTTTCCTCAATATGCCGCCAAATTGCCGCATTTTGAGCCCGCCCAATATCCCAATACCCAGTTTGTCCACCAAGCGCTAGAGGATTTTGTGCAACCCGCCCAATTTTCTACCATTTTTTGCCTCAATGCAATCAATCATGTCCAAAATTGGACGCTCTGCCTGCAAAATCTTATCCGCTCTCTGGCCCCCGGTGGCCAATTGATTTTGTCTACGGATGTTCATCGCCACCCCTGGCTCTATCCCATTTTTAAAGCCTTGCCCGGCGATATCCTTCACCCACAACAACATCAACTGCAGCATTATTTGCAAGCCCTTCAGGCCTTTTCTCCCAGCTTTCTGGACCATAAACGCCTGAAACGAGAAGCCATTTTTGATTACGAACTCTTCTTTTTTCAAAAAGAAGACTAAATGATAAAAGCCTCAGCTAGTTCTTAGCTGGGGCTTTCTTTTTTGGGGCCTCCCGCCTGCGGCGGGCGCTACGTTTCAGGGCTCGCAGGTCGCTCGGCCCTTCGCCAGCTAAGCTGGCTCGGTCTGGCCTGACGGCCACCCTTGCACATCGCTAGGCCGCTCAACCTCCTCCTCTGCTTTTCGCGTCCCGCTTCGGCACTAAGAAGGCCCCAATAATGCATCTTCCTTTTTCTTCTTCTTTTTGGCTTTGCGCTCCGCCGTTCTTTTCTGAATATTGCTCTTGATTTCCTGAAACAACTGCTCAAAAGAATCAAATTCTCGATTGTAAGATAAACCCACTCCCGTACGCACTCTTGGACCAAAAAGGCTGGTCTCACTCCGATTGTATACCCGCACCTTGAGGTTGCCCGACTTACTGACCGAGTACTCTACCATAAAGTCCCCCCCTATGTAGTTGCTATTCGAACCATTCAAGTTTTGCTCATTATTAAAGTCTACATTGGTCCCAATACTCACCCGCAATTTATCCTTAAAATAGTATTGATCCAATTGCACATTGAGCTGAGAACCCGCCGTGCTATTATTATCTAATTGGTTTTCCTGCAAACGATAATCAAAGTCAAAATCTACACTAGAAATAACATCCACATCTTCTACCACCTCCGAAAGCAAGCTGTTGATCTGCCGCGAAAACTGCTGCGTGACCAATTCACTCAATGTATTAAAACTAGAAGCAGCAAGATTGACGTTCGCCCCAGAGTTTTCCTCTGGCAAAAACTGATTGAGCGCAATTAAACCAAATACCTGACGATTCAACTTGTTCTCATCCTGCTGTATCGCCCGCAAGGCCAATTTGGCCAGGGTCCCTACTCTTCCCTCTACGGTCTCATTCAACTCCAAACCAAATTTAATGTCCGGCTTCATCAATGAACCCGTCATATACATATTGACCTGAACATCCACAGGCTTGTTGGCCGCCGAACGAGTGGTCGCATTTTGCAATTCTTCCTGATAGGACAATAGAAGGTTGTACAATCTAGAAGATTGCTTGTACTTGGCCTTCATGTTTATATCTGCATTATAAGGATCTCCAGACCAACGAATGGTCCCCCCCTTTTCTACCTCAAA
This window contains:
- a CDS encoding class I SAM-dependent methyltransferase, which gives rise to MSFRWKIAQAAEIRWWQNYLAKQQPKDYLAWKKNYWRNFLQELQADFPLQLKGPILDAGAGPAGIFCLLQEDYPLTALDPLFPQYAAKLPHFEPAQYPNTQFVHQALEDFVQPAQFSTIFCLNAINHVQNWTLCLQNLIRSLAPGGQLILSTDVHRHPWLYPIFKALPGDILHPQQHQLQHYLQALQAFSPSFLDHKRLKREAIFDYELFFFQKED
- a CDS encoding DUF4836 family protein produces the protein MKKTILFLFICLAQFSWAQNSKLLQYIEQDALYTIVLRPQNLEKKADWSQIQEYPAIKEFSRGIGPVLGADDQSFFKDLFQNPQKLGLDLSQNSYLVIDSELNDDYGSEIKAKLIAPMADIQKFEATCQALFKEEDLAQKSQKDGYNWLQANGFSMAWNKEVLLLFVSTPENFFAEESKEINAMKQFDMFMHTINVNSGESIANLKSFNEWEKTARDMGAWLNYERYLNISMQNMDEIQQAFGREAAQFMRELTPLLISMYGDFYAGMDLSLEKGQILAESKFYGNQDYIQLYSDISNSKANTKVLNYLDGQNTIFYSYMHFSPEGTYEGLKKLAHKKAGPQGEIVDRLFKFMEIFIDEKASFNFLKGDFFIAYNGLSMQKYIDKDYVYNEESDNYEMVEREVEEPLPNFVVGASYGNKKDILNLIEIVEILGFATKIKTNKYEISLPKSPKFYLVLDGNLLLFGSDKDRLINGKKYKKMDSKHKKYLLEDIQTIFFSPEHALALVERINTLKPNAFTERELKEIKRFSKGLKDMSVHTYKVKPNDPYIRQEMIWELENKEENALNTFFLFINELYLSTQKGM
- a CDS encoding c-type cytochrome translates to MIYQNLVRYFSLAFLFLALSLGAQAQDAKHGKELFLANCASCHNANMKDNATGPALGDVEARWSEFPQEELYAWIRNSQGLIADNSAASQGYAAALYKKWGSVMTPFPALTDADIQDMLVFIQNKYEFGCDSPPCVEAVPTGGEAQGPAKEDNSNTGIILIILAIVLALSTVFLARYINNLNRLAAQKTGAEPVASKSFLQIILNPTLVRLLIFALVLFGGYFTVNNAINLGRQQNYAPEQPIKFSHALHAGKNGIDCQYCHDGARRSKHAVIPAMNTCMNCHTAVKKGPEHGTAEILKIYASTGFNPISMETPNYGAYFSDTVKLEARLAVYEKWLKASNEGMSESDIKTQLAAVPQFIETKKLEDDSELVNTKPVSWIRIHNLPDHVYFNHSQHVTAGKVACQDCHGAVEEMAVVKQHAPLSMGWCVNCHRQTKVKFDENAYYQADYYKQYEEYHKEIQEGGVTVEEIGGLECQKCHY